ATTGGTCTTTTATTCAAAGCTGAAGCATTAGGTGGTTATATGGCTGGAGTTTGTGTTAGTGGTGTAATGTGGGCGATTTTCCAGAATAATGCTGGAGGAGCTTGGGATAATGCTAAAAAGTCTTTTGAAGCTGGCGTAGAAATTAATGGAGAAATGACTTTTAAAGGTTCTGATGCACATAAGGCAGCTGTGACTGGAGATACTGTTGGAGATCCGTTTAAAGATACTTCTGGACCGTCAATGAATATCTTAATTAAACTTACATGTTTAGTTGGTTTAGTTATTGCGCCAATTTTAGGAGGACATTCAGCTGAATCACATGCTTCAAATACGCAATTAATAAAAGAAGTTCAAGTTGAATCTGAATTGAAAGATAATGAGAAATCTGTAGCAACGATAACTACTACAGTTGTTAAAGATGGAAAGAAAGAGTCTAAAGTGATAAAAGTTGAAGGTACAAAAGAAGAAGTAGCTCAAGCGATAAAGAAAGTACAAGAATAGATTATCCTCTTATATCCAATTTAAATAGTTTCATAAAAGCCATTGCATATGCAGTGGCTTTTTATATAGAGATTTTTGTTGAGTTTTTAATAGCGCCAATTGTAAAGGAACTTTGTGTGCTACCAATATATTTTATTGAAGTGAGTTTGTTTACCATAAACTCACGATATTCTTCCATGTCTTTTACATATATTTTCAAAATGTAATCGTAATCACCACTAATATGAAAGCATTCTGCAACTTCATCTAATTTTAATATCTCGCTTTCAAAAATTGATAGGTATTCTCTAGAGTGTTGAATCAGTTTTACTTGACAAAAAACTAAGAATGATTTATCTATTTTCTTAGGATCAATTCTAGCTACGTAGTTTGTTATAATTCCTTCCTTTTCTAGTTTTTTTATTCTTTCATAAACAGCAGTTACAGATAAGTTAAGTAGTAGAGAAAGTTGTTTGTTTGTTCGCTTACTATCTTCTTGTAAAAGGTTAATTAGTTTATTGTCAATATGATCTAATTTCATTTTGAAAAAATTTCAGTAAAGTTAATTGATTTAGTTTTAATTTAGTTTTTTTTACATTTAAAATTGTTTTTTATAGTTTTTAAAACTGTATTTTATCTAAAGTGTTGAATAATATTTAGTTTTTATTTTGTTTTGAGGAAACAAATACTAGTTCTAATGAAATTTAAGCCAGCTAATAAGATTCAAGATTTACAGTACTTCGGAGAATTTGGAGGTGTAAATCCATCGATTTCAGATTCATCAACATATACATTCCTTTCAGCAAAAACAATGTTCGATACATTCGAAGGAAATGCAGACGGATGTTATTTATATTCTAGACATTCATCACCTTCAAATTTATATTTAGGTGAAGCATTAGCAGAAATGGAAGGAACTGAAACTGCTACTGTAACGGCCTCAGGAATGGGAGCAATCACACCAGTTTTATTACAATTATGTAGTTCAGGAGATCATATCGTGTCAAGTAGAACTATTTACGGTGGAACGTATGCTTTTTTAAAGAATTTTACACCAAAATTTAATATCCAAACAACATTTGTAGATACTACGAAGTTAGCTGTTGTTGAAGCTGCAATTACAGAAAACACCAAAGTTTTATACTGTGAAACTGTAAGTAATCCATTATTAGAAGTTGCAGATATCGAAGGTTTAGCTGTTTTAGCTAAAAAATATAATTTAAAGTTAGTAGTAGATAATACATTCTCACCATTATCAGTATCTCCAGCACAATTAGGTGCAGATGTTGTAATTCATAGTTTAACTAAATTCATTAATGGATCTTCAGATACTGTTGGAGGAGTAATTTGTGGAACACAAGAATTTATCGATAATCTGAGAAATGTTAATGATGGCGCTTGCATGTTACTTGGACCTACTATGGATAGTTTAAGAGCAGCTTCTGTATTAAAGAATTTGAGGACATTACATATCCGTATGAAGCAACACAGTAAAAATGCAATGTATTTAGCAAATAAGTTTGAAGCAGACGGAATAAAAACAGTATATCCAGGTTTAGAGTCTCATCCTTCACACGAATTATTTTCTTCTATGTTAAATGAGGAGTATGGTTACGGAGGGATGCTCACTATTGATGTTGGATCTTTAGATAAAGCAAATGAGCTAATGGAATTAATGCAACACAAAAACTTAGGATACTTAGCTGTTAGTTTAGGTTTTTATAAAACATTATTCTCTGCTCCTGGAACTTCAACATCTTCGGAAATTCCAGAAGATGAACAAGCAGAAATGGGCTTAACAGACGGATTAATTCGTTTCTCTATCGGTTTAGATAACGATATTGAAAGAACTTATCAAATCATGAGTGAGTGTATGAGAGAAGTAGGAATTTTAGAATTAGTTTCCTAAAACTCTATTCCAAAACTTTTGTAAATCTTCCTTAGTAGGAGTTTTATCATATAATGGCATTGCTTCCCAGCGATTGCCATTTTTTTTGATCTCAAAACTAAAAACAGATGAGTTTTTGTCTTCAGGATTTAATAATGGGTAACGTAAATCATTATATTGAATTCGATTATTATCGATTTGTTGAAGATTATAAAAATCATTACTAAACCAAGATAATTTCTTTAAATCAGCATTTTGTTTCATGGGTAAAAGCTCATGATTTTTAGGTAAACTAATAAAACTATTTTTTGGTTTTTGTGAGTCAAAATGAGAATAAAAGCTCACTTTATAGTCCTCTTTAGTTTCTACAATAGCGTACCAAAGTATATTGTTGAAAATTGTTGGTTGGGCCGAATATCTTTCATATTCAATTTTAGATTCAGAAAGCGCATTTTTAAAAACACGATCAATGTATATTTTATTTCCGATAGTAAATAGCAGATAAGCAGAACTCAAGTACACGCCAGATTTTAACCAAAAACTACGTTTACTACTTGTTCTCTTAAAGAACATTAAAATGATTAAAGAAATTAAAAATGGAATTGTGTATATCGGGTCAACAACAGCAATTGTATTAAAAGCTACACGATAATCCGAAAAAGGTAGAAATAGTTGTGTGCCATAAGGTGTAAAACTATCTAAAAGAGGATGAGTAAAAATCGATAAAAAAAATAGCCAAATCCAATCTCTAGAGGTTGTTGTTCCAATTCTCTTTTTGGTATTATATAATTTGAAAGTTCCTTGCCCAAATACATAAGCACCTAAAAAAGCAAATACAATAGAATGCATAAACCCTCTGTGAAAAATAAGCTCGTCAATTGAATTTGAATAGAATAAACTTCCCACAAAAACATCTAAATCAGGAATTGTACCTCCAATAGCACCAAATAATAAAGCTTTATTTCCAATCTTTTTACCAAGTGCAATTTCACCACATGCAGCACCTAAAACTATTTGAGTTAATGAATCCATATAAAGGCAAAAGTAGCAAACGGTTTCCACTTGCGTAAGTCTTAACAAAATCGTAACATTACACAACCAAAAAAATCGATCAATGCAAGAAAACCAGAACAATTCTGAAATTAAAATTGAAGATCAAAAAATCCAAAAAAATCCGAATCTATCTATTTTAGAAGCTTTAATTCCAGTAATTGCACTTATTGGTATGTTAGCCTACAATGTTTATGTATTTGGAGACGATGCATTAAGTGGAAGTAATCAATTTATTCTTCTTTTAGGTGGAGCTGTAGCTGCTTTAGTCGGATTTAAAAATAAGGTTAGTTTTCAATTAATGATGGATGAAGTTGCAGAGAATTTAAAATCAACTTCTAGTGCAATTTTAGTTTTGTTAATGGTTGGAGCTTTAGCAGGAACTTGGTTAATCAGTGGGGTAATACCTTCCATGATTTATTATGGATTACAAATTTTAAATCCTACAATATTTTTAGTAGCATGTTTAATTATATGTGCGGTAATATCTGTAGCGACAGGTAGTTCATGGACTACTGCTGCTACTGTAGGAATTGCTTTAATTGGTATTGGAGATGCACTTGGTATTTCTTTAGGAATGACAGCAGGAGCTGTATTGTCTGGAGCATATTTTGGAGATAAAATGTCGCCAATGTCAGATACAACAAATTTAGCCCCTGCAATGGCAGGGACAGATCTGTTTACGCATATTAAATACATGACTTATACAACAATTCCTACTTTTGTGGTAACATTTGTGTTTTTTCTAATTTTAGGATTTACACAATCAACAACAGGAAATGCAGATACGGCGCAAATGTTAAAAGATATAGATAAAGCTTTTAATATTTCTCCAATATTATTTATTGTTCCTGTAGCGGTTGTAATATTAATAATCAAAAAAACGCCACCATTAATAGCATTACTAGGAGGAACACTTTTAGGCGGTGTTTTTGCTTTAATTTTTCAACCAGATGTTGTAGCTCAAGTAGCAGGTGTGGATCCAAAAGATTTAGGTTTTAATTCAGCATATAAAGGAGTTATGAAAGCAATCACTGTTGATACTTCTGTTGCCACTGATAACGAAGTGTTAAAAGATTTGTTTACAGCTGGAGGAATGAAGAAAATGATGGGAACTATCTGGTTAGTTATTTGTGCAATGGTTTTTGGAGGGATAATGGATGCAATTGGAGCTTTAGCTAAGATTAGTAGTTTTATGTTAAGCTTATTTGATAGCGTTTTTGGCTTATTTGCAAGTACAGTAGCAACTTGTATTGGTTTAAATATAACAGCATCAGATCAATATTTAGCATTAGTTGTTCCTGGTAAAATGTATGCCAAGGCTTATAAAGATAAAGGTTTAGCTCCTGAAAACTTGAGTAGAACCCTAGAAGATAGCGGAACAGTAACTTCGGTGTTAATTCCATGGAATACATGTGGAGCATACCATTCTGGAGTTTTAGGCGTACCAGTTGTAGATTATGCCTTTTATGCAATGTTTAATTGGTTAAGCCCTTTTATGACACTAATTTTCGCGGCATTTAGAATCAAAATAAGACAGATTACATCTAAATAAAATTATCAAGTTCTTTTTCATAATTTGTATATTTAAATTAATAACCTATTAAATATCAAATGATGAAAAAACAGATTTTAAATTTAGGAACTAAATTAGAAAAAGATCAATTAAAGAATTTTAATGGAGGACTTTCTCGGGTAGAATTTTGTAGAGAAGTTTGCTCTCGAAATAGATATTATCCAGATCATTATTATGTTAGATGTGGATGTGCGTAAGCAAAAGAAATAAAAGCGCCTTATTGAGAAATAAGGCGCTTTTATTATATATTGTTTCAGTTGTTTTATATAAACCAATTCCAAACCAACCCAAAACGTATAGACATATCTCTATATGGATAATTAGGAGCTGAGAAGTAATTTCTTGTTGATAAAAAGCTAGATGTTATGTTATCTATTTTAAAGAAAATACGAGTTCTTTTTACACGTGCATTAAAAAATACATCTACAGATGGAAACCCTATTTCTGTATCGTTTTGAACTGTAAATTCATTTACTATAGGATTGAAAGCATTTGCTTTATACTTTGTGAAAAAATTAAAAGTTCCTCCAATTTGTACTAAAATAGGTTTGCCTCTAAACCATTCGCCAGTATAATATAAAGTGTTTCTAGTAACAAATTCAGGAACTCTAAACACAGCATTTCCACTAGAAACATTTTGATACATTAATGTATTATCGAAAGCAAAATTTTTAAAGAATTTAAACTCTTTACTAACTTTTACTTTTAAGTATGTTATAGATTCGTCAAATTGTTTTGGAGTATTATCAGAATCAAAGTAAACATAATCTTCAATGTTAGTGAAGTCTAAGCTTGCATTTCCCCATTTAGAATTAAAAGAAAAGCCAATATTTCTAGTGTCTATATTTGTAAAGTTATTATCCCAATTATAATCATTATATACACTTTGAAATAGTAAAGTGTTAAATCTTGGAGCTTTCGAGGTGAGTAATAAACTTCCTTTAACAGTAAAAAGACTATCTTTTTTGTACATCGCTTCTCCACTAAAATGGTTTCCTGCTAAATAACCACTTCCAGGAGTTAAATTTGCACTTGCATTTACTTTAAAGTTTTTAATACGACCGTTCCAATCTGCTCCTAACGAAATAGCATTTCCCTTTAATCTACTTCTATTTACAAGTATATTACCGTTATGTATTGTATCATAACCATAGTTTACTGTTGTGTAATTTGCTTTCACTTTAAATTTACCAAGAATATATTTTGAGTTAAATTCTAAGTAACCCTGATTATTGATTAAGTTGTAATCTACTCGCTCATCAATACCACCAGAACTTTTACTTGCATCACCAAAAAAGTCTGTATCTAAAGACGACTGTCCAAACCTATATTCTTTAGATTCATAATGTAAGATATGACCAACTTTTAAATTTGTAAAGTTTTTAGTGTTGGTAGTATCTTTACTTGAAAATAATTTAAAATTATGATCTGCATACACCCGAATTCCTTCTAGGTTACTTTCAGAATCAGTTAAATTAACATCTAAACGACCTCTATCTTCAAAATTTGGATCATTAGTTAAAAAGTTCTCTAATGCTTGTGTGGTAAGTCCACCATTTTCTTGATTTACAAAATCTTGAGTTGTGACTTGTGCACGTATACGATATTGATCTTTTGGAGTGCTATAAGTTAATGTAGATCTAAAATTACCCGAACTAGAAAGTGAGCGTCTATATTGTCCTAAAGAACGTAATCCTCGGTAAGCAAAACTTAAGTTGAAACGTTTAGAAAGATTAAATGTAAATAAAGCGTCTAAAACCTGACCTTGTTCTTGTCCAGTTCGATACATAATTACTGTTGTAGGTGTAGGAACACGATAGTAATCGATATCCTCTATTTGCATGTAATTAAATTGTTTTCCAGTAAAACCAATGTCAGGAAATTGAGAAATGTTTCTAAAATTATATCCTAAATTGTTAAATGTTTGACCTTGATTTTGAAAAGCAAGTAATTCAAAATTATCTTTCCTTCTAAAGTTAAACTTGTAATCTTTTCTAATAGTTAGAGTAGTGTCTATATAACTTGTATCTTTTTTAAAACTAATAATTTTATAGTCAGTAAATTTAGTTTTACCACTAAGTTTTACATTAATTTCATCATTCGAAATTGTATCTAACCTATTAATACCTTGATTAAATCCACCAACACCACTTCCTAACGATCTTATCTGAGCATTTATAGTAAAAGAGCTAATAACGAAAAGAATACCAATGATATATTTCATAAGGGCAAATGTAAAATAATAAAACGAAAATTTATGTGAATAATATCTTTGAAAACTGTTAATTTGTTTTATGTTACAAATGAATTTTAGCGGTTTTGTTTTAGAAGCAGGAACAGATGAAGCAGGAAGAGGTTGTTTAGCAGGCCCTGTTGTAGCAGCTGCGGTTATTTTACCAGAGGATTTTCATCATGAATTATTAAATGATTCAAAACAAATCTCTGAGAAAAAGAGAAACATTTTACGGCCTTTTATCGAAGAAAATGCAACTGCTTATGCTGTTTGTTTTATAGATAACGAAGAGGTTGACGAGTTAAATGTTCTACAATCTTCCATCGTTGGAATGCATCGATCATTGGATAAGTTAAAGACCCAGCCTGAATTTATTATTATCGACGGAAATAAATTTAAACCGTATAAAGAAATTCCTCATGAAACAATTGTAAAAGGAGACGCAAAATTTATGAGTATAGCAGCCGCTTCTGTGTTAGCAAAAACATATAGAGACGATTTTATGGAGAAAATTCATAAAGAGTTTCCTGAATATAATTGGAAAAAAAATAAAGGGTATCCAACTAAAGAACATCGAGAAGCTATAAGGAAGTTCGGTGCTACACCATATCATCGAAAGTCATTTCGCTTATTACCAGAGCAATTGAAAATTGATTTTGAAAGGTAACTTTTTGTTAACTTTAAATACGTACAGTAATTACTTATAGCGATTAATTTTACAGTGCAATTAGCCCGTAGGTTAATCCCCTTTTCCCTCAAAAAGTGCGATGAATGTATAAGTTCAATCGCACTTTTTTGTTGTTATTTAGATTTTACACCAATAAAATTGTCTGATTTCAGTTTAAATAACACATTAAAAGTGGTTAAACTTCCATAGATTCTTGTAATGTATTGTTGTAAATCAATTTTATCTTGATCATCAAGTGTTTTACTCGAATTAATTTTTTGTTCCATCACACGAATTCTATCACGTACCATCACAATTTTATGAAAGAAAGTATCGATAGGGATTTCTTTTGAAGCTAAATTCGTGTCAGCAGGTTCAATTATAAGTTTTCCTCCTTTAAATTTATCTGCAATAGGCACAACTTCAGAAACATCACTCCATTTTTTTAAAATATTTCGAAGTGTACTTTCTACTTCGTAAAAGCTTATTGTATCTACTTCATCTTCTACGGCTTCAATAATTTCAATTTCTGTATCTAAGTCAATTGTTTCTAATCCGTTTTCTTGAAAAGTAACCCAATAATGTTTGCTATCTACATTAGTAACAACACCAAAACCGTATTCAGAATGATTAATTCTAGATCCAATTCCTAATAATTTCATATATCAACTATTTTAAACGACACTAAAATACGTATTTTTGTGACCTAATTTTTTGAAAAATGATTAAAAGAACTCGTGCAGAACTAACAAAGTGTATTATCCACAAGGTGGCTAATAAGTATAATAGTGGTAAAAATTCATTATCAGAGAGTTTAGTTCGTTTTGATGAAGAAAGCTATGAATTATTAATGCCATTTTTATTGAAACCATTTGGTACAGTAACACAGAGTTACCGTTTTAATCATCATGCAGATGTACGATTAAATGAAATTAATAACTATGCTTCAAAGATTTTCGAAGATGAAGAAACTTTTATCGAGCATTCAAAAAATATAGTTAATCATTTGTATGAACAGTCAAATTCAGCCCAAATTAAAACAGGAGATGTTTTAGTAGTGTTATTTGAAGGACTAGAATATAAAGATGTTTTAACAGAAGCTGTTGGAGTTTTTAAAATTGAAAATAAAGTTGATTTCTTTCAAACATATTTAGATGATGATAGTTTTGATGTTGTTGTTCAGAAAGGAATTTCTACTAAAAAATTAGATAAAGGTTGTTTAATCTTAAATTCTTCGGATACTGAAGGAACTGTGGTATTATCTGTAGATAATAATAATTACGATGCACAATATTGGATCAAGAATTTCTTGAATGTGAAGTATGCTGATGATAGAAATTTACATACTCAACATTATTTAGAGTTGTGTAGAGATTTTTCTGAAGAGATTATTAAGCCTGAGTATGGTAAGCACGAACAAGGAAACTTTTTAGCAAATACAGTTGATTATTTTAAAGAGCATGAAAGTGTAGATTATCATACATTTAAAGACGAGATTTTTGAAGATGATAAACATAAAGATATGTTTGAAGATTACAAAAAGCATTTTGAGAAATTAAATGATGTATTAGTAAGAAATAATTTCGAAGTCTCTGATATTGTATTAAAGAAAGAAAAAGGAAAACTTAAAACGGAAATAAAGCTAGATACAAATATTCAAATCAAAATAGATATTGATGCACCAGATGCTGCTTCAGAATATTTAGAAAGAGGTTTTGATGAAGAAAAGAAAATGAAGTTTTATAAAGTGTATTACAACGCGGAGAAATAAATAAAAAGCAGCTATTAAAGCTGCTTTTTTTATGAGTTATATTCTTTTATTTCATTTTCTAATTCTGCTTTTAAAGTATTTAATTTGCGTAATTTTTTATTGTTTTGGTATTTTGAGTTAAAATGAAATAATAAACAAAAAATAGTGTATACTAAACCACAAATTATTACCAATGTGATGTAATTGTAATCTCCTTTTTCTAAAAGAGACTCTTTTCTTCTATGTAAAGCGTCACTTCCGCTGTATGTTGGAGCCCAGAAAGAAAATACGATCCCTAAAATAATTACTTTCCATAAGTGTTTTAATATAAAGTTCTGTTCTCTTTTTATGTTTTCAATTTTATAAATTGTTGCTTGTAAGTGTTTTTCTTTTTGCTGCTTGGACATTTTATAATTTTTTTACATATTTAGTCACGATGACAATATTTTGTCCGTCAACTTTTCCTTCAATATATTCTGCATTTTCAGCATCCAAAGAAATTCTTCTAACAGCTGTACCTTGTTTGCAAACCATACTAGATCCTTTAACTTTTAAATCTTTAATTAATACTACAGAATCTCCAGCTTGTAAAATGGCTCCATTACTATCTCTATGAATTACCTTTTCACTTTCATCTAAATGTTCACCAGTTGCTTCGGCAAAACGAAGCTCATCAGCTTCTAAATACATCATGTCAAGTAAATCTTGAGGCCAACCTTCTTTTTTTAAACGATTCAACATTCTCCAAGCAACAACTTTAACAGGAGTAAATTCGCTCCACATGCTATCATTTAAACAACGCCAATGATTTGGATTAGTTGTTTCTGGATTATTAATTTGAGATATGCAGTGTGAACAAGCTAAAATGCTTCCATCTACACCTCCAGTAGAAATTGGTGGAACTTCGTAAATATTTAAATCAGTTGTAGCTGCACATAATTCACATTTATGTCCGCTTCTTTCTTGTAATTCTTGTAATAAACTCATTGGTTCGCTTTAGGTTTGCGAAAGTATATATTTTTTCAATTATCAATTATCAATTATCAATTATCAATTATCAATTATCAATTATCAATTATCAATTATGATAAAGTTGTGTCTAAATGAAATCGTATTATCCAAACTTTTGAAATAATACACACAAAATCAATTCAACAATAGGTTTTCAATATAAAAATGAACCTAACACGAAGTATCGGCAATAATCTTCCATTCGCCTTTTATTCGTTTAAAGATGATCATAAAAATACCATTTGCATTTCCAACTTCTCTAGTAAGGTGATATTCTCCCATAACATAATAACTATTACTTTCAATTTTAGAAATCGCTCTAATTTTGAATTTTAGTTTACCCGAATCTTCAGCATATGGATAACTTTTCTTATAATTTTCTAGTGTTTTTTTCCATCCATAAGTCACACCATTTTTACCTTGAAATTTTAAAGAATCCGATTTCCAATATCCTAACATAAAACAATCTAAATCATGTCTCGACCAATCTGATTCTTGATGTTTCATAAGTGTGATTATTTCTTTTTTATCTTGTTCTTCATTTGAAGTAGCACAAGAATAAATAATTACGATAAAGATGAGTAGTAGTTTTTTCATGATAAAAAAATTAGACTCTTAAGATATAACCTTTTTTTAAAATCGTATTATTGATAAAAATAATAGCATGACATTAGAAAGTAAACGGTTAATTATTAAAGAAGCTGAAGTTGGTGAAGCCGCTTTTTATTTTGAATTATTTAACGATCCTGATTGGATTAAATATATTCATGATAAAGGGTTGAAATCTGTTGAAGAAACTGCTATATACTTGAAAGATATTTTAGCAAAGAATGCTAAGCTAAACGGATTAGGTTTCTTTTCGGTATTATTGAAAGAAACAAATGAGTTTATAGGAATGTCTTCAGCTATTCAGCGTGAAAAGTTAGATTTTGTTGATGTAGGTTACGGATTTTTACCTAAAGCAAGAGGAAAAGGATATGCGAGTGAAGCTACTTTGTTAATGATAGACTATATAAAGAAAAAGTTTCAACAAGAAAAAGTACTAGCTTTTACAGCTCCAGAGAATGAAAAATCACAACAATTATTGAAGAGATTAGGCTTTGAATATGTTGGATTAGAAACTGTTTTTGAAGGAGAGAAAGATTGTGTTTATGAATTTACTTTTTGATTATGAAAATTGAACGTTTACATCATATAGCTATTATTTGTTCCGATTATGAAGTGTCTAAGTATTTTTACACAGAAGTATTAGGTTTTACAGTTCAGCAAGAAATATATAGAGAAGAACGAAAATCATATAAATTAGATTTAGCTTTAGATAGTACATATTTGATAGAGTTATTTTCTTTTCCAGATCCTCCAAGTCGACCTTCGTTTCCTGAAGCAACCGGACTTCGTCATATTGCATTTGCAGTGAAAGATTTAGAAAATTGGAAGTTGTATTTAGAAAATAAAAACATACATGTACAAGATATAAGAGTAGATGAGTTTACAGGAAAACGTTTCCTCTTCTTTAATGATCCTGATCATTTACCTATTGAATTGTATGAAATTTAAATAAAAAAGAACTATGAAAATAACTAGGAATTTTATTCTTGGAGCAATAACGTCATGTGTTTTATTGTTCTTAATTTTTTGGATGGTACAAATACAGTCGGATCAAAATACTCTAAGTATCTATAAAGAAAAGAAAGAAGATGTAATTCCGATTTCTTTAAAGTTATCTATTGAAAGAGGAAAGAAATTGTTTATAGAAGAAGATTGTTATAGTTGTCATAAACCAGATAAAAAAGATGGTTTTTTTCGCGTGGTTATTGATAGAGTTTCAAAGGAATGGCTGTATAAATTTATTAGAGATGAAAAAAGTTTAATAGAAGATAAAGATTCGGTAGTATTGTATTTGAGACAACGATTTAATCAGTCCAATGGAAAGCATGACAAAAAACATTTAACTAATGATCAGTTAAATGATATTTTAAATTACTTAAATAGTTTTTAACTATAACTACTCAGTTAAATACAAATCAATAAGTCCTTCTGGAGTTTCTACTGCTATAGTTTTATTTTCGCGATCTACCTTAATAATAAAATCGTCAATCATTGGAATAAATATTTCTATTCCATCTCTATCAATTTCAAATAAAGGCTGTGCAGCTGAATCATTAATACTTGTAATTGTTCCAACGTCACCGAAATTTTTATCGGTAATAGTAAAACCAATCACTTCATGATAATAAAATTTATTTCCAGTAAGTTTTGGAAGTAAAGTTAGAGGTAAATAAATCCCAGCTTTCATAATCGCATCAGCATCAGCTTCAGAATCCACATCTTCAAATTTTACACGAAACATCGTACTTTTACTTAAAGATGATTTTTCTATAAAAAAAGGAACCAGATTATTGCCTAATTCGACAAAAACTGATTCCAAATTTTTATAAAGATGAGGTTCATCAGTATCTAACTTAATAATTACCTCGCCTTTAAAACTGTGTTTTTTAACGATTCTACCAAGATAAAAACAATCTTTAGTTTGCATTATCGTTATACTTTTTTACTCTTCGCTATCTCCACCTTCTTCAGTAGCAGCATCTTCGCTATCTACTACAGGAGCTTTTGCAGCAATACGAGCTTCGTTAACAGCTTTTTCAGCTTCTAAAGCTTTCGCTTTAGCATCTTCTTTAGCTTTTGCTAAACCATCAACTTTACCAGCTACTTTACTAGCTTTTTCTTCTAACCATGCAGTAAACTTAGCTTCAGCTTGCTCTTCTGTTAAAGCACCTTTTCTAACACCTCCAGCTAAATGATGCTTTAATAAAGCACCTTTATAAGATAATAAAGCTCTTGCAGTATCAGTAGGTTGAGCACCATTTTCTAACCACTTTACAGATGCATCTACATCTAAATTGATTGTAGCAGGGTTAGTGTTAGGGTTGTACGTT
This genomic stretch from Tenacibaculum jejuense harbors:
- a CDS encoding ribonuclease HII, which codes for MLQMNFSGFVLEAGTDEAGRGCLAGPVVAAAVILPEDFHHELLNDSKQISEKKRNILRPFIEENATAYAVCFIDNEEVDELNVLQSSIVGMHRSLDKLKTQPEFIIIDGNKFKPYKEIPHETIVKGDAKFMSIAAASVLAKTYRDDFMEKIHKEFPEYNWKKNKGYPTKEHREAIRKFGATPYHRKSFRLLPEQLKIDFER
- a CDS encoding nucleoid-associated protein; translation: MIKRTRAELTKCIIHKVANKYNSGKNSLSESLVRFDEESYELLMPFLLKPFGTVTQSYRFNHHADVRLNEINNYASKIFEDEETFIEHSKNIVNHLYEQSNSAQIKTGDVLVVLFEGLEYKDVLTEAVGVFKIENKVDFFQTYLDDDSFDVVVQKGISTKKLDKGCLILNSSDTEGTVVLSVDNNNYDAQYWIKNFLNVKYADDRNLHTQHYLELCRDFSEEIIKPEYGKHEQGNFLANTVDYFKEHESVDYHTFKDEIFEDDKHKDMFEDYKKHFEKLNDVLVRNNFEVSDIVLKKEKGKLKTEIKLDTNIQIKIDIDAPDAASEYLERGFDEEKKMKFYKVYYNAEK
- a CDS encoding PhnA domain-containing protein; translation: MSLLQELQERSGHKCELCAATTDLNIYEVPPISTGGVDGSILACSHCISQINNPETTNPNHWRCLNDSMWSEFTPVKVVAWRMLNRLKKEGWPQDLLDMMYLEADELRFAEATGEHLDESEKVIHRDSNGAILQAGDSVVLIKDLKVKGSSMVCKQGTAVRRISLDAENAEYIEGKVDGQNIVIVTKYVKKL
- a CDS encoding Cif family virulence factor translates to MKKLLLIFIVIIYSCATSNEEQDKKEIITLMKHQESDWSRHDLDCFMLGYWKSDSLKFQGKNGVTYGWKKTLENYKKSYPYAEDSGKLKFKIRAISKIESNSYYVMGEYHLTREVGNANGIFMIIFKRIKGEWKIIADTSC
- a CDS encoding GNAT family N-acetyltransferase gives rise to the protein MTLESKRLIIKEAEVGEAAFYFELFNDPDWIKYIHDKGLKSVEETAIYLKDILAKNAKLNGLGFFSVLLKETNEFIGMSSAIQREKLDFVDVGYGFLPKARGKGYASEATLLMIDYIKKKFQQEKVLAFTAPENEKSQQLLKRLGFEYVGLETVFEGEKDCVYEFTF
- the gloA2 gene encoding SMU1112c/YaeR family gloxylase I-like metalloprotein, coding for MKIERLHHIAIICSDYEVSKYFYTEVLGFTVQQEIYREERKSYKLDLALDSTYLIELFSFPDPPSRPSFPEATGLRHIAFAVKDLENWKLYLENKNIHVQDIRVDEFTGKRFLFFNDPDHLPIELYEI
- a CDS encoding c-type cytochrome yields the protein MKITRNFILGAITSCVLLFLIFWMVQIQSDQNTLSIYKEKKEDVIPISLKLSIERGKKLFIEEDCYSCHKPDKKDGFFRVVIDRVSKEWLYKFIRDEKSLIEDKDSVVLYLRQRFNQSNGKHDKKHLTNDQLNDILNYLNSF
- the rimM gene encoding ribosome maturation factor RimM (Essential for efficient processing of 16S rRNA); translation: MQTKDCFYLGRIVKKHSFKGEVIIKLDTDEPHLYKNLESVFVELGNNLVPFFIEKSSLSKSTMFRVKFEDVDSEADADAIMKAGIYLPLTLLPKLTGNKFYYHEVIGFTITDKNFGDVGTITSINDSAAQPLFEIDRDGIEIFIPMIDDFIIKVDRENKTIAVETPEGLIDLYLTE
- a CDS encoding 30S ribosomal protein S16, which translates into the protein MPVKIRLQRHGKKGKPFYWVVAADSRAKRDGRFLEKLGTYNPNTNPATINLDVDASVKWLENGAQPTDTARALLSYKGALLKHHLAGGVRKGALTEEQAEAKFTAWLEEKASKVAGKVDGLAKAKEDAKAKALEAEKAVNEARIAAKAPVVDSEDAATEEGGDSEE